CCGCCGTGCCCCTGACCCTGCCCGGCGGGATCACCCTTTCCGGCGACCTCTTCTACTTCGCCGCGTTTTCCGGCCTGCTGCTGCTGGCGTCCTATGTGTACGCCGCCCTGGAGACGTCCCGCCCCGGCCGGGCGCTGCTGGCCTGTCGGGAGGATCCATTGGCCGCGGCCTCCTGCGGCATCAACCGGCCGGCCATCCGGGCCCAGGCCTTCGCCATCGGCGCGGCGCTGTCGTGCCTGGCCGGGAGCCTGTACGCCCACTACTCCGGCTTCATCAGCCCGCGACAATTCGACCTGGGCCTCTCCCTCAAGACGCTGCTGTATCTGGTCATCGGCGGACAGGGACGACTGTTCTCGCCGCTGGTGGCCGTGGTGGTGCTGGAGACGCTGTTGAGCCGGCTGGAATTCCTGGGAGATGCGCGCTCGCTGGTCCAGGGGCTGCTGCTGGCCGGCGCGCTGCTCATCGGCCCGGCCCTGCGGGGACGATCCCCCGGCGAGCTGCTGGGCCGGCTGCTGCGCAAGTCCTCCCCTCCCCTTGCCTAGCCTTCCGAAGCGGCCTGTGATAGGGCTTCTGGATTCACCCCTCCAAGGAGATACGGCCATGGGCAGACTCATTCGTCGCATCGCGCCGCTTGCTTTGCTGGCGGCTCTTGTATTCCCCGCGCAGTTGTTCGCTGCCGATCCCATCAAGGTGGGCGGCCTGTTCGCCAGCTCCGGCAAGTCCGCCTTCGTGGGCACCGCCAGCAAGCTGGTGGCGGAAATGACCGTCAAGCAGATCAACGCTGCCGGCGGCATCCTGGGCCGGCCCCTGGAAATGGTCATCTACGACACCGAATCCGACCCCAACGTCGCCCTGCAGAAAGCCCGGCAACTGGTGGAAAAGGATGGCGTGCTGGCCATCATCGGCCCCACCACCACCGGCGGCGGCATGGCCATCAAGCAGTACACCGAGGCCCAGCAGATCCCGTCCATCATGACCGTGGGTGGCGACGCCATCATCGCCGGCGGCAAGTACGGGCCGTTCCTGTGGACCTTCAAGGTGCCCCAGCGCACCGAGACCGCGGTGAAGAAAATTTATGCCCTGCTGCACGAAAAGGGACTGAAGACCGTGGGCATCCTCACGGCCCAGGACGGGTTCGGCCAGGACGGCATGATGCACCTGGAAGCCCAGGCCGCCCACTACGGCCTGACCGTGGTGGCCAAGGAAACCCTGGACCCCAAGGACAGCGACTATTCCGCCCAGGCCTTCAAGCTCACCGTGGGCAAGCCTGACGCCGTGGTGGTGTGGGTCATCGGGCCGTCCGGGGCCATTGCCCAGAAGAATTTCAAGGCCCTGCCCAATTATACCGGTCTGGTGGTCCAGTGCCACGGCCAGCCGGATCCCAAGTTCATCGAGCTGGCCGGCGCAGCGTCCGAAGGCGCGCTCATGCCCGGCACCAAGCTCATGGCTCCGGATGCCCTGGCCGAGGACGACCCGCAGCGCCCCGTCATCAAGCAGTTCCTGGCCGACTACACCGCCAACGGCTATGACAAGGAATTCCCCATCAACACCCACTCCGGCT
This sequence is a window from Megalodesulfovibrio gigas DSM 1382 = ATCC 19364. Protein-coding genes within it:
- a CDS encoding branched-chain amino acid ABC transporter permease produces the protein MPMPDSLRPASVFSHGRGWSFLGFFSALAMVGLLAPSYELLAVNQHLLLCLNVLALNFCLGLGGQVCMAQGAFCGMGAYLTVMLHQYYPGGSVWILPAAALCTAAVGAAVSRPLEQLHSGFLAMATVGVHSIFINVVLAFPRVTGGAEGMLSAVPLTLPGGITLSGDLFYFAAFSGLLLLASYVYAALETSRPGRALLACREDPLAAASCGINRPAIRAQAFAIGAALSCLAGSLYAHYSGFISPRQFDLGLSLKTLLYLVIGGQGRLFSPLVAVVVLETLLSRLEFLGDARSLVQGLLLAGALLIGPALRGRSPGELLGRLLRKSSPPLA
- a CDS encoding ABC transporter substrate-binding protein → MGRLIRRIAPLALLAALVFPAQLFAADPIKVGGLFASSGKSAFVGTASKLVAEMTVKQINAAGGILGRPLEMVIYDTESDPNVALQKARQLVEKDGVLAIIGPTTTGGGMAIKQYTEAQQIPSIMTVGGDAIIAGGKYGPFLWTFKVPQRTETAVKKIYALLHEKGLKTVGILTAQDGFGQDGMMHLEAQAAHYGLTVVAKETLDPKDSDYSAQAFKLTVGKPDAVVVWVIGPSGAIAQKNFKALPNYTGLVVQCHGQPDPKFIELAGAASEGALMPGTKLMAPDALAEDDPQRPVIKQFLADYTANGYDKEFPINTHSGYALDALLLLKAGLEKAGAVDRAALRDALEQLKGVVGVSGVFSMTPEDHNGLDEASMLMLTVKDGVFRVAQ